A single genomic interval of Streptomyces sp. BA2 harbors:
- a CDS encoding lactate permease LctP family transporter, which translates to MYVQQLEPVADSLGLSALIATLPLLTVLVLLGAVRMKAHHAGLIGLAVAVLVAWIAYGMPLGQTASGAAQGALFGLFPILWIVVNALWVYRMTVRTRHFDILRRSFGRLSDDPRIQALVVAFCFGALLEALAGFGAPVAISAVMLVALGFDPVKAAIVALVANTAPVAFGAMGTPVVTLAQVTGLPLDTVATVVGRQTPLLALVVPLLLVFLVDGRRGLRETWVPALVCGFAFAAAQFAASNYVSAQLADIGAALAGAGALMAVPSARKPAAEPVRVAVLTGVRSEDLDQDDPRPEILRAYAPYALIVAIFSVAQIPPVKDLLAKATQTFDWPFLNVAAPDGEPVGGNLFSLPLVATGGTLVLLAGVGTAAVIGVHARVAVKEWLATVHELRFAILTVTSVLALAYVMNLSGQAATIGHFVAAAGAGLAFLSPVLGWFGVAVSGSDTSANALFGALQVTAAQQSGLSPELLAAANSSGGVLGKMISPQNLTIACAAVGLAGKEGDLLRKVLPWSLGLLLVMCLIVVGQSTVVLGWMLP; encoded by the coding sequence GTGTACGTCCAGCAGCTGGAGCCCGTGGCCGATTCGCTCGGCCTGTCCGCCCTGATCGCGACCCTGCCCCTCCTCACCGTTCTCGTCCTGCTCGGCGCCGTCCGCATGAAGGCACACCACGCGGGCCTCATCGGCCTCGCAGTCGCCGTCCTGGTCGCCTGGATCGCGTACGGGATGCCGCTCGGCCAGACAGCGTCCGGCGCAGCGCAAGGCGCCCTCTTCGGGCTCTTCCCCATCCTGTGGATCGTCGTCAACGCCCTGTGGGTGTACCGGATGACGGTCCGCACCCGGCACTTCGACATCCTGCGCCGCTCCTTCGGACGGCTCTCGGACGACCCGCGCATCCAGGCACTCGTCGTGGCCTTCTGCTTCGGCGCGCTCCTCGAGGCGCTCGCCGGCTTCGGGGCGCCCGTCGCGATCTCCGCGGTGATGCTGGTGGCGCTCGGCTTCGACCCCGTCAAAGCCGCGATCGTCGCCCTCGTCGCCAACACAGCGCCCGTCGCCTTCGGCGCCATGGGCACCCCCGTGGTGACGCTCGCGCAGGTCACCGGGCTTCCGCTCGACACCGTCGCCACGGTCGTCGGCCGCCAGACGCCGCTGCTCGCCCTGGTGGTGCCGCTGCTCCTGGTCTTCCTGGTGGACGGGCGGCGCGGTCTGCGCGAGACCTGGGTGCCCGCCCTGGTGTGCGGATTCGCCTTCGCCGCCGCACAGTTCGCCGCGTCCAACTACGTCTCCGCCCAGCTCGCCGACATCGGGGCGGCGCTGGCCGGCGCGGGCGCGCTGATGGCGGTGCCCAGCGCGCGCAAACCCGCCGCTGAGCCCGTACGCGTCGCCGTCCTCACCGGCGTACGCAGCGAAGACCTGGACCAGGACGACCCGCGCCCCGAGATCCTGCGCGCCTACGCCCCGTACGCCCTGATCGTCGCCATCTTCTCGGTCGCCCAAATCCCGCCGGTCAAGGACCTGTTGGCCAAGGCGACGCAGACCTTCGACTGGCCCTTCCTGAACGTCGCCGCTCCCGACGGTGAGCCGGTGGGCGGCAACCTCTTCTCGCTGCCGCTCGTGGCGACGGGCGGGACGCTCGTGCTGCTCGCCGGGGTCGGAACGGCCGCCGTCATCGGGGTGCACGCGCGCGTGGCGGTCAAGGAATGGCTGGCGACCGTGCACGAACTGCGGTTCGCGATCCTCACCGTGACCTCCGTGCTCGCCCTCGCGTACGTGATGAACCTGTCCGGGCAGGCCGCCACCATCGGCCACTTCGTGGCGGCGGCGGGCGCGGGGCTCGCCTTCCTTTCGCCGGTGCTCGGCTGGTTCGGCGTCGCGGTCTCCGGCTCGGACACCTCGGCCAACGCGCTCTTCGGCGCCCTCCAGGTGACGGCGGCTCAACAATCCGGGCTCTCGCCCGAACTGCTCGCGGCCGCCAACAGTTCGGGCGGCGTGCTCGGCAAGATGATCTCCCCGCAGAATCTGACGATCGCGTGCGCGGCGGTCGGACTCGCGGGCAAGGAGGGCGATCTGCTGCGCAAGGTGCTGCCCTGGAGCCTCGGCCTGCTGCTGGTGATGTGCCTGATCGTGGTCGGGCAGAGCACGGTGGTGCTGGGCTGGATGCTGCCGTGA
- a CDS encoding DUF3499 domain-containing protein has product MSPVRRCSRTACGRPAVATLTYVYADSTAVLGPLATYAEPHCYDLCAEHSERLTAPRGWEVVRLADASGPTRPSGDDLEALANAVREAARPQERAAEAGGGARRADPMEVARRGHLRVLRSPDS; this is encoded by the coding sequence GTGAGCCCTGTACGTCGCTGTTCGCGCACCGCTTGCGGCCGTCCCGCCGTCGCGACGCTGACGTACGTCTACGCCGACTCGACCGCGGTCCTCGGCCCCCTCGCCACGTACGCCGAACCCCACTGCTACGACCTGTGCGCCGAGCACTCCGAGCGCCTCACCGCGCCCCGCGGCTGGGAGGTCGTCCGCCTCGCCGACGCCTCCGGTCCCACCCGCCCCAGCGGTGACGACCTCGAAGCGCTCGCCAACGCGGTGCGTGAGGCGGCCCGCCCGCAGGAGCGCGCGGCGGAGGCGGGCGGTGGCGCCCGCAGGGCGGACCCGATGGAGGTCGCGCGCCGCGGCCATCTGCGAGTGCTGCGCTCACCGGATTCCTGA
- a CDS encoding metallopeptidase family protein, translating to MDDPVQPRTADPRPRRRDRHGRGMRGPVAPPQVPLSASRAEVFTDLVQDSVERLERRWPQLSEIEFLVLEVPALGRGGGAGEDDWSDDVVPLGGTIEASDDRPARVVIYRRPVEIRTKGRDERAALVHEVVVEQVAELLGLSPESVDPRYGEDS from the coding sequence ATGGACGACCCCGTACAGCCCCGCACCGCAGACCCGAGGCCCCGCCGCCGCGACCGCCACGGCAGGGGCATGCGCGGCCCCGTGGCGCCTCCCCAGGTGCCGCTGTCCGCCAGCCGCGCCGAGGTCTTCACCGACCTGGTGCAGGACTCCGTGGAGCGCCTCGAGCGGCGGTGGCCGCAGCTGAGCGAGATCGAATTCCTGGTCCTCGAGGTGCCCGCCCTTGGGCGGGGCGGGGGCGCCGGCGAGGACGACTGGAGCGATGACGTCGTGCCGCTGGGGGGCACGATCGAGGCTTCCGACGACCGTCCCGCCCGGGTGGTCATCTACCGGCGTCCGGTGGAGATCCGGACCAAGGGGCGGGACGAGCGCGCCGCGCTCGTCCACGAGGTGGTGGTCGAGCAGGTCGCCGAGCTCCTCGGGCTGTCGCCCGAGTCGGTGGACCCGCGGTACGGGGAAGACTCCTGA